A genome region from Fibrobacterota bacterium includes the following:
- a CDS encoding Ig-like domain-containing protein, producing the protein MKNLILSARAGLAAFCALLWACNLSEAPRPTLLSLRLDDSLATYDSIRVDILYPNGKTFKDGVFHGRYAPGKDHALRDLDLGSDAPSVYQVLITAYRDTARALVFAVKVGPNGPEAPQVLVRGAANDTGSHGQGETPPLRVALLTPSPMFLASESQAVPAQAEVQPKGADPALLWSSSDSAVVRVDGGGMLFPGIPGEADVTARSRRDPALSAILHVKVSSTVKARGLTLAPTQAVLFVGGPSLQLDAQATPEGSQANLIFASLNVAVAQVSSTGLVTAIAEGSADVTGFIESQPSLSLTCHVVVKRDVPVLEVGADRSARPGDTVSFPIKVTQEYGSVAVLKWDLDGDGRWDDSTGQGTAAPRRAYDGKDSVVTAIFSVRDSEGNVAQAFVLVHVGTGSRVAAPAFGAGTTASPTANPRPTWAWTGAPGGTGRFRISLDNGPERDTRATTFTADSLRDGEHTLVLRELDAFGSSSPNVERAIRVITAGPKVAIQSPSRGTLTNAAFVEVIWTEQALGGTLIQHSDGEDLSGKQGRIAIVRSARDSVGNRGADTTFVLRDTIAPAAPAFTVASSPTVVNASYSGPVQWSWTRTGDAGDRFLVSLNGTTAAGQSGTTLILTAPQNQTYYLEIRETDSAGNLSPPVSRSIQVDRLPPPPPAVSGAYGAGPAWNWSPGSGSDGARIFRYRLSTQTDWSPETQAVAYVPSGLPAGSYTLQVEEKDMAGNWSDPGALTLKP; encoded by the coding sequence ATGAAAAACCTGATCTTATCCGCTCGCGCCGGCCTCGCCGCGTTTTGCGCCTTGCTCTGGGCCTGCAATCTCTCCGAGGCCCCTAGGCCGACCTTGCTTTCCCTGCGGCTGGACGACTCGCTGGCGACCTACGACAGCATCCGGGTGGATATCCTCTACCCGAACGGCAAAACCTTCAAGGACGGCGTGTTCCACGGCCGTTATGCCCCCGGGAAAGATCATGCCTTGCGCGATCTGGATCTGGGAAGCGACGCGCCTTCCGTTTACCAGGTCCTGATAACCGCCTACCGCGACACCGCCCGCGCCCTGGTCTTCGCCGTGAAGGTGGGGCCGAACGGCCCCGAAGCGCCCCAGGTGCTGGTGCGGGGGGCCGCGAACGATACCGGAAGCCATGGGCAGGGGGAAACGCCGCCGTTACGGGTGGCCCTGCTCACCCCTTCCCCGATGTTCCTGGCCTCGGAGAGCCAGGCCGTGCCGGCGCAAGCCGAGGTGCAGCCCAAAGGCGCCGATCCGGCCTTGCTCTGGTCTTCCTCCGATTCCGCCGTCGTGCGCGTGGACGGGGGCGGGATGCTGTTCCCGGGAATCCCGGGGGAAGCGGACGTCACTGCGCGTTCGCGGCGCGATCCGGCCTTGTCCGCCATTCTCCACGTGAAGGTTTCCTCGACCGTCAAGGCGCGCGGACTCACGCTGGCGCCTACCCAAGCGGTCCTCTTCGTGGGCGGGCCGTCCTTGCAATTGGATGCGCAGGCGACCCCGGAAGGCTCCCAGGCGAACCTCATCTTCGCGAGCCTTAACGTGGCGGTGGCGCAAGTCTCGTCCACCGGCTTGGTCACCGCCATCGCGGAAGGGTCCGCCGACGTGACGGGCTTTATCGAAAGCCAGCCGTCCCTGTCGCTGACCTGCCACGTGGTGGTCAAGCGGGACGTTCCCGTGCTCGAGGTCGGCGCGGATCGCAGCGCTCGGCCGGGGGATACCGTATCGTTCCCGATCAAGGTGACCCAGGAATATGGTTCCGTTGCGGTATTGAAATGGGATCTGGACGGGGACGGGAGATGGGACGATTCCACCGGGCAAGGGACGGCCGCGCCGCGGCGCGCCTATGACGGGAAAGACAGCGTGGTGACGGCCATTTTCTCGGTGCGCGATAGCGAAGGGAACGTGGCGCAGGCTTTCGTATTGGTGCACGTGGGAACGGGATCGCGGGTGGCCGCTCCCGCTTTCGGCGCGGGCACGACCGCCTCGCCGACCGCCAATCCCCGGCCCACCTGGGCCTGGACCGGCGCTCCGGGAGGCACGGGCCGCTTCCGTATCTCCCTGGATAACGGGCCGGAGCGCGACACGCGCGCGACCACCTTCACCGCCGATTCCCTGCGCGATGGCGAGCATACCCTGGTCTTGCGCGAACTGGACGCGTTCGGAAGCTCCTCGCCGAACGTAGAACGCGCCATCCGGGTCATCACCGCCGGCCCCAAGGTCGCCATCCAATCGCCATCCCGCGGAACCCTGACCAATGCCGCCTTCGTCGAAGTGATCTGGACGGAGCAGGCCCTCGGCGGAACCTTGATCCAACATTCGGATGGCGAGGATCTCTCCGGCAAGCAAGGCCGCATCGCCATCGTGCGATCGGCGCGGGACTCCGTGGGCAACCGGGGCGCGGATACGACCTTCGTCCTTAGGGATACGATCGCTCCCGCGGCCCCTGCCTTCACCGTGGCGTCTTCGCCGACGGTCGTCAACGCATCTTACTCCGGGCCGGTGCAATGGTCCTGGACGCGGACGGGCGATGCCGGCGATCGGTTCCTGGTCTCGCTGAACGGGACGACGGCGGCGGGTCAATCCGGAACCACCCTCATCCTTACGGCGCCCCAGAACCAGACCTATTACCTCGAAATCCGCGAAACGGATTCGGCCGGCAACCTATCGCCGCCCGTGAGCCGGTCGATACAAGTGGATCGGCTTCCGCCGCCGCCGCCCGCCGTGTCGGGCGCGTACGGGGCCGGGCCCGCA
- a CDS encoding phytanoyl-CoA dioxygenase family protein, whose amino-acid sequence MARPPWIDEYWDRGFVRVPGVFPPGEIAELAGYFGDILAQAEGLQAIAKRGLTEFRIVPIAGKPTLKFAKWAAASHAGLNKFRTSPRLLGLVMQLLGPDLRSITNQMHYKNPGDEVSFQMHQDSAFRKPDASYRDLYGGFLQTAIAVDPATEENGCLQMVPYSHREKRTLMEGGYEGWEANEANRRVLERLAPAELGLMDPGDVMIWNPFTIHGSQPNRSARSRRVYINGFARSESTDHGVDTTVAGRVVPLRSGPETRWDVVEER is encoded by the coding sequence ATGGCCCGCCCTCCCTGGATCGACGAATATTGGGACCGTGGATTCGTCCGCGTCCCGGGCGTGTTCCCGCCGGGGGAAATCGCGGAGCTGGCCGGGTATTTCGGGGATATCCTGGCGCAGGCGGAAGGGTTGCAGGCCATCGCCAAACGCGGCCTCACCGAGTTCCGCATCGTGCCCATCGCGGGCAAACCCACCTTGAAATTCGCCAAATGGGCGGCGGCCTCCCATGCCGGCTTGAACAAGTTCCGCACCTCGCCCCGCCTGTTGGGGCTGGTCATGCAACTCTTAGGCCCCGATCTGCGTTCCATCACCAACCAGATGCATTACAAGAATCCCGGGGACGAAGTCAGCTTCCAGATGCACCAGGACAGCGCCTTCCGGAAACCGGACGCGTCCTACCGCGATCTCTACGGGGGTTTCCTGCAAACGGCCATTGCCGTCGATCCTGCCACGGAAGAAAACGGTTGCCTGCAAATGGTGCCGTACTCGCATCGGGAAAAGCGGACCCTGATGGAAGGCGGCTATGAGGGATGGGAAGCCAACGAAGCCAATCGCCGGGTGCTGGAGCGGCTCGCGCCCGCCGAGCTCGGCCTCATGGACCCGGGCGACGTGATGATCTGGAACCCCTTCACCATCCACGGATCGCAGCCTAACCGCAGCGCGCGCAGCCGGCGGGTCTACATCAACGGCTTCGCGCGAAGCGAATCGACCGATCACGGCGTCGATACCACGGTGGCCGGGCGCGTAGTACCGTTGCGCTCCGGGCCCGAGACGCGCTGGGACGTGGTGGAAGAGCGCTGA
- a CDS encoding hemerythrin domain-containing protein yields MNLYMLLHQDHENAKSLLAQLEATGEDEQDRRERLFSTLFRELNLHSEAEERYFYSRLKANDETRETTLASLDDHKGMKRLLTMLEATDAGTPEWTAKCRELRAECEGHIAREEDELFPHARRVIEDEEAAGIAEDIQAFKEEQAEIEIF; encoded by the coding sequence ATGAACCTCTACATGCTGTTGCACCAGGACCACGAGAACGCCAAGAGCCTGCTCGCGCAATTGGAGGCCACCGGGGAGGACGAGCAGGATCGCCGCGAGCGGCTTTTCTCGACCTTGTTCCGCGAACTTAACCTCCACTCCGAAGCCGAAGAGCGTTACTTCTATAGCCGGCTCAAGGCGAATGACGAAACCCGCGAGACGACCCTCGCGTCCTTGGACGATCATAAGGGTATGAAGCGGCTGCTGACCATGTTGGAAGCGACGGACGCGGGCACCCCGGAATGGACGGCCAAGTGCCGCGAATTGCGGGCGGAATGCGAGGGGCATATCGCCCGGGAAGAGGACGAGCTGTTCCCTCACGCCCGCCGCGTCATCGAAGACGAGGAGGCCGCCGGCATCGCCGAGGACATCCAAGCCTTCAAGGAAGAGCAGGCGGAGATCGAAATCTTCTAG
- a CDS encoding glycosyltransferase family 39 protein, whose product MTSSIPPAEGRPARFGLLEIAASAIALAVGFHCLALRIRAGGLPSGDEGSWMSVAAELAHGHGFTTRWLEAHFLVPYALPRPDDFRYPALVSLLALCFRLFGFSIETARWAVAGVFLAFATAVWGVSRAAFGRWAAQAALWATVTSLLQLEWNSAVYTEGLFGLGAAGLAAWCLRGERTRGSTAPFAFGTHAWWAGLGAMIGLLYLVRVNAVLFLPGVLWLWFMRRGEPLRWTHPALAVLAFFLISAPWLLRSASAFGNPFHFAGSGGLLRDPGSALTQSHTLTAAEYFRRHDLFFLPRRLIIGAAHGLRDLHRFEHGLEAAPLLLALWGLFRRRAFFGPAFAAGFLLTGLACAYAAYNSWAGVRYFSGIAPLLYAYGFSQIPILFAEIPPRMFPQRRFPQGRFPPRLRFAAGAAGIALAITPILYPHRYYERVLSGALAASGPYAYRPAVAEHLAKLARDVPPGGGYYAASLCDLNFLAPDRFCVGLQELYDPSWFPRSIAAFHPGLVALTRSETGDSALKAALGRMRDGGYLPVTVDSGAIALYLALRPGAVPLSPGTAPPGKSP is encoded by the coding sequence ATGACTTCAAGCATCCCCCCTGCGGAAGGACGCCCTGCCCGTTTTGGCCTCCTGGAGATCGCGGCGTCGGCGATCGCGCTCGCGGTCGGCTTCCACTGCCTGGCCTTGCGCATCCGCGCCGGCGGGCTACCCTCGGGCGACGAGGGATCGTGGATGTCGGTGGCCGCCGAGTTGGCCCATGGACATGGCTTCACGACGCGCTGGCTGGAGGCCCATTTCCTGGTCCCCTACGCCCTGCCCCGTCCGGACGATTTCCGTTATCCGGCCCTGGTTTCCCTGCTGGCCCTATGCTTCCGCCTCTTCGGATTTTCCATCGAAACCGCCCGCTGGGCCGTCGCCGGCGTCTTCCTGGCTTTCGCGACGGCCGTATGGGGGGTGTCGCGGGCCGCCTTCGGCCGTTGGGCCGCGCAGGCGGCGCTTTGGGCCACGGTAACATCCCTGTTACAGTTGGAATGGAATTCCGCCGTCTATACGGAAGGCCTGTTCGGCCTGGGCGCCGCGGGCCTGGCGGCCTGGTGCCTGCGGGGAGAGCGCACCCGCGGATCGACCGCGCCCTTCGCTTTCGGGACGCATGCCTGGTGGGCGGGCTTGGGGGCGATGATCGGCCTGCTGTACCTTGTGCGCGTGAACGCCGTCCTCTTCCTGCCGGGGGTGCTATGGCTGTGGTTCATGCGGCGCGGTGAGCCCTTGCGTTGGACGCACCCGGCCCTGGCCGTGCTGGCTTTCTTCCTGATCTCTGCGCCCTGGCTGCTGCGAAGCGCATCCGCCTTCGGCAACCCTTTCCATTTCGCGGGCTCGGGCGGTTTGTTGCGCGATCCCGGCTCGGCCCTGACGCAATCGCATACCCTCACGGCCGCCGAATATTTCCGCCGCCACGACCTTTTCTTCCTCCCGCGCCGCTTGATCATCGGGGCCGCGCATGGGCTGCGGGATCTGCATCGCTTCGAACATGGCCTCGAAGCCGCGCCTTTGCTGCTGGCCCTTTGGGGGCTCTTCCGGCGCCGCGCCTTTTTCGGCCCCGCCTTCGCCGCGGGTTTCCTCCTTACGGGCCTGGCCTGCGCCTATGCGGCCTACAATTCCTGGGCCGGGGTCCGGTACTTCAGCGGGATAGCTCCGCTGCTCTATGCCTACGGGTTCTCGCAGATACCCATACTCTTCGCGGAGATTCCGCCACGTATGTTTCCCCAACGGCGGTTTCCGCAAGGGCGGTTTCCGCCACGGCTTCGCTTCGCGGCGGGGGCGGCCGGCATCGCCTTGGCCATCACCCCAATCCTCTATCCGCACCGTTACTACGAGCGCGTGTTATCCGGCGCATTGGCCGCTTCCGGGCCCTACGCTTACCGTCCCGCCGTGGCCGAGCACCTGGCCAAGCTTGCGCGCGACGTGCCGCCCGGCGGCGGCTATTACGCCGCTTCGCTCTGCGACCTCAATTTCCTCGCTCCCGATCGGTTTTGCGTGGGGCTGCAAGAGCTGTACGATCCTTCCTGGTTCCCCCGCAGCATAGCCGCCTTCCATCCGGGCTTAGTGGCGTTGACCCGATCCGAAACGGGGGACTCGGCCCTGAAGGCCGCCCTGGGCCGCATGCGCGACGGGGGTTACCTGCCTGTTACGGTCGATTCCGGGGCCATCGCGTTGTATCTCGCCCTGCGCCCCGGCGCGGTTCCCTTATCCCCCGGTACCGCCCCTCCCGGGAAATCGCCATGA
- a CDS encoding methyltransferase domain-containing protein, translating to MKGAPSGSGERDRLILALNEIWHDLENRAYDAKHPDILEAEIPRWERVLGQALAGPRGTIAALDLGSGTGFVPMRLKGFLAEGDRLICSDLSSGMLSVCRDAVAAGGCRFALETLKLDGKIIDLPDACLDLVTANAVMHHLPRPEEACREIDRILKPGGLVLIGHEPTRAYGESLFLAASYWLLSPLADFKQFIYEIILRLGWFEALRGPLGRYLPELEAHNRLIADVNARLKEKGLIEKPLAADTISSLLDAQSPNAGGPQAGRGFAFSDFEGYFPGYRPEFRETYTHLGKIHPRARWMRAYSRWLARRFPESGGNLFCGLRKRPS from the coding sequence ATGAAGGGCGCGCCTTCCGGTTCCGGGGAGAGGGATCGCCTCATCCTGGCCCTCAACGAAATCTGGCATGATCTCGAGAACCGCGCCTACGACGCCAAGCATCCGGATATCCTGGAAGCGGAGATCCCGCGTTGGGAACGCGTGCTGGGCCAAGCGTTGGCGGGCCCGCGCGGGACGATAGCAGCGCTCGATCTGGGTTCGGGAACCGGCTTCGTACCCATGCGGCTCAAAGGTTTCCTCGCCGAAGGCGATCGGCTGATCTGCTCGGACTTATCGTCGGGCATGTTGTCGGTTTGCCGGGACGCCGTGGCGGCGGGAGGCTGCCGCTTCGCCCTGGAAACCCTGAAGTTGGACGGAAAGATCATCGATTTACCCGATGCCTGCTTGGATCTGGTGACCGCCAATGCGGTCATGCACCACCTGCCGCGGCCCGAAGAAGCCTGCCGCGAGATCGATCGCATCCTCAAGCCCGGCGGGCTGGTCTTGATCGGCCATGAACCGACCCGCGCCTACGGCGAAAGCCTTTTCCTGGCTGCCAGCTATTGGCTGCTTTCCCCCCTCGCCGACTTCAAGCAGTTCATTTACGAGATCATCCTGCGGCTGGGCTGGTTCGAAGCCTTGCGCGGACCGCTGGGCCGTTACCTTCCCGAACTCGAGGCCCATAACCGATTGATCGCCGACGTGAACGCGCGCCTTAAGGAAAAGGGATTGATCGAAAAGCCGCTGGCGGCCGATACGATCTCTTCTCTCCTGGACGCGCAATCGCCCAATGCCGGCGGCCCCCAGGCGGGCCGCGGCTTCGCCTTTTCCGATTTCGAGGGGTACTTCCCCGGTTACCGTCCTGAGTTCCGGGAAACCTATACCCACCTGGGGAAAATCCACCCGCGGGCGCGATGGATGCGGGCATACTCGCGCTGGCTGGCCCGGCGCTTTCCCGAATCCGGCGGGAATCTGTTCTGCGGGCTGCGCAAAAGGCCATCTTGA
- a CDS encoding TonB-dependent receptor: protein MNRAGFLPAWSAFAAILIGIASTPARAEDPADTSLSSPYAARDSVPATGSALAKDSAAQDSSLELQEKKTQTQGTRSHREKEVSRIRLTREDLKNITAAQGDPLKALGTLPGVSNQNDLSVRPNVRGGKAEETQVIWEGIPLLQPYHFGSVYSVFNIESLKDLTFYSGGFPVEDGNALSGALFMRARPAPMDTLAVSADLSLLRGNAYAGVPIIKNRLGISFSYQAFWYDWVLNRGWDAVDLIDDEKDFERAKRQFQGDIMLPNFKDLQLGLSWRFSDAWTGEYTGLISKDIFTVRDQNLRHFVNGKEVSPDFYDWDLFYRQALDVREIRTLPDTLASVSVDNGFHGLAFHWKPTSAWQFDQTFAFQSQTWGVGFFGDQKWFDSIGTDDRYYGHRINNNSDNLLDIRNRTYDWRLDAKDFATDALLLRFGASQSLRTNSFESKLPRPLFEAIVNGNTDALDALAYFDPNGFTIKRNDPGADPNVDYLNQLPRLIRFDANGNLSGLFSAAYASAEYGFDSAHRLLLGLRAETDSYADDFYLSPRIAYFQTMGKSDELSLASGLYSQDDFPFQIRTLNPALRPEKAFHFNLEWTHTFSPRYRLECQLYQKNYFDLVVPFLVNTGHLDWNSDLFKHQDSTAIQSLPKAQYDSVVERFGDRTLAYRNGGTGKAAGAEVSFNYDPNRTWGGWLTAEVGYSKRQDAPGERVYDFRYGRPWAFNWVNHFKLPNRYGLSVRGRWAAGLPYTDYVSYSTETGGDLGGGFNTEPATQTYDTLFHAGPRNGARYSPYSRWDIRLSREWALKRHFVESYFEIWNVFNTPNFLLRDSGTENWKFVDLNYPIPILFVGISGRW, encoded by the coding sequence ATGAACCGGGCTGGTTTCCTCCCCGCCTGGTCCGCCTTCGCGGCGATCCTGATCGGCATCGCTTCGACTCCCGCGCGGGCGGAAGACCCGGCCGATACCTCCCTGTCTTCCCCCTACGCGGCGCGTGATTCCGTTCCTGCGACCGGCTCCGCGTTGGCAAAGGATTCTGCCGCCCAGGATTCCAGCCTGGAACTCCAGGAAAAGAAAACGCAAACGCAGGGCACGCGCAGCCATCGGGAAAAGGAGGTGAGCCGCATCCGCCTGACCCGGGAGGACTTGAAGAATATCACGGCGGCCCAAGGAGATCCCTTGAAGGCCCTCGGGACCTTGCCCGGCGTCTCCAACCAGAACGACTTGAGCGTGCGTCCCAACGTGCGCGGGGGCAAGGCGGAAGAGACCCAGGTGATTTGGGAAGGCATTCCGCTTTTGCAGCCTTACCATTTCGGCAGCGTCTATTCCGTATTCAACATCGAGTCCCTGAAGGATCTCACCTTCTACAGCGGCGGCTTTCCCGTCGAAGACGGTAACGCGCTTTCCGGCGCCTTGTTCATGCGGGCCCGGCCGGCGCCCATGGATACCCTGGCGGTCTCTGCGGACCTTTCCCTTTTGCGCGGCAACGCCTATGCGGGGGTCCCCATCATCAAGAACCGGCTGGGGATCTCCTTTTCCTACCAGGCTTTTTGGTACGACTGGGTGCTTAACCGCGGCTGGGACGCCGTCGATCTCATCGATGACGAAAAGGATTTCGAACGCGCCAAGCGGCAATTCCAAGGCGATATCATGCTCCCGAATTTCAAGGACCTGCAGTTGGGGCTATCCTGGCGCTTTTCCGACGCCTGGACGGGCGAATACACGGGGCTTATTTCCAAGGATATTTTCACGGTCCGGGATCAGAACCTGCGCCATTTCGTGAACGGGAAGGAAGTGTCCCCCGATTTTTACGACTGGGATCTGTTCTATCGCCAGGCCCTCGATGTACGCGAAATCCGGACCCTGCCGGATACCCTCGCGTCCGTCTCCGTGGACAACGGCTTCCACGGTTTGGCCTTCCATTGGAAACCGACCTCGGCCTGGCAGTTCGATCAGACTTTCGCCTTCCAATCCCAGACTTGGGGCGTGGGATTCTTCGGGGACCAAAAGTGGTTCGATTCCATCGGAACCGATGATCGTTACTATGGGCACCGCATCAATAACAACAGCGATAACCTGCTGGATATCCGTAATCGCACCTATGATTGGCGCCTGGACGCCAAGGATTTCGCGACCGACGCCTTGCTGCTGCGGTTCGGGGCGAGCCAGTCCCTGCGTACCAACTCTTTCGAATCCAAATTGCCCCGTCCGCTCTTCGAAGCCATCGTCAACGGGAACACCGATGCCCTGGACGCCCTGGCCTATTTCGATCCGAACGGCTTTACGATCAAGCGGAACGATCCCGGCGCCGATCCCAACGTCGATTACCTGAACCAGCTCCCGCGGCTGATCCGCTTCGATGCGAACGGGAATCTATCGGGCCTTTTCAGCGCCGCCTACGCTTCGGCGGAATACGGATTCGATTCCGCGCATCGGTTGCTCTTAGGGCTACGCGCCGAAACCGACTCTTACGCCGACGATTTCTACCTCAGCCCGCGCATCGCCTATTTCCAGACCATGGGGAAATCGGATGAATTGTCCTTGGCCTCGGGACTCTATTCCCAAGACGACTTCCCTTTCCAAATCCGCACCTTGAATCCCGCCTTAAGGCCCGAGAAGGCCTTCCACTTCAACCTGGAATGGACCCATACCTTCTCGCCGCGCTACCGCTTGGAATGCCAGCTCTACCAAAAGAACTACTTCGATCTGGTGGTCCCCTTCCTGGTCAACACGGGCCACCTGGATTGGAACTCGGACTTGTTCAAACACCAGGATAGCACCGCCATCCAGTCCCTGCCGAAGGCCCAATACGACAGCGTGGTGGAGCGGTTCGGGGATAGGACTTTAGCCTACCGTAACGGGGGAACGGGGAAAGCGGCCGGCGCGGAAGTCTCCTTCAACTACGATCCCAATCGCACCTGGGGCGGATGGCTCACCGCCGAGGTCGGCTACTCCAAACGGCAGGACGCCCCCGGCGAACGCGTCTACGACTTCCGTTACGGGCGTCCCTGGGCCTTCAACTGGGTCAACCACTTCAAGCTGCCGAACCGCTACGGCCTCTCCGTGCGCGGGCGCTGGGCCGCCGGCCTTCCCTATACCGACTACGTCTCTTATAGCACCGAAACCGGCGGGGACCTCGGCGGTGGCTTCAACACCGAGCCCGCCACCCAGACCTATGACACCCTGTTCCATGCGGGCCCGCGCAACGGCGCCCGCTATTCTCCCTATAGTCGCTGGGACATCCGGCTGTCGCGGGAGTGGGCGCTGAAGCGCCACTTCGTCGAGAGCTATTTCGAGATCTGGAACGTTTTCAATACGCCCAACTTCCTGCTCCGGGACTCCGGCACGGAGAACTGGAAGTTCGTGGACCTGAACTATCCCATCCCCATCCTCTTCGTCGGGATTTCCGGGCGCTGGTGA
- a CDS encoding glycosyltransferase family 4 protein, which produces MLPRSILVLTHELPPLGGGAGRAMSQLCSRLAARGIAVEVWTQRPPAPYPTGYPFRVRFFATGRSLQFQTSPATILLFCARALWSGLWLGKRRPDLIFSNTGIPTGALGALLARFHRVPHAIWYHGADVHENRRTGAGPLYRLALKAAWSRTDMHGFVSRGLLAMAEGYGGMRGARMVLPLFGDPPRAEATAGHPIAPVPATSVPPTPPAGAPVRTFLFTGRLEAVKDPFLFLSAIAWLRTSGRLPADTRFRIVGGGSLYAPVRRRILAEGLSAIVALEPPVPGEAMAALYAGAFALVLTSVVEGFPLTVLEAAMHGVPAAGPDTLGVNEEIEDGATGLLFARDDAEACGRALLRLMEEEGLRDRLGEGARKAAGKLSAERTADLFLEAIRTLPG; this is translated from the coding sequence ATGCTCCCGCGTTCCATCCTGGTCCTCACCCACGAGCTGCCGCCCCTGGGCGGAGGCGCCGGCCGCGCGATGTCGCAACTGTGCTCCCGCCTGGCCGCCCGCGGGATAGCGGTGGAGGTTTGGACCCAGCGCCCTCCCGCCCCGTACCCTACAGGTTACCCCTTCCGCGTGCGCTTCTTCGCCACCGGCCGTTCCCTCCAGTTCCAGACCAGCCCGGCCACCATTCTGCTGTTCTGCGCGCGGGCCCTATGGAGCGGACTCTGGCTGGGGAAACGCCGGCCCGATCTCATCTTCTCCAACACCGGCATCCCCACCGGGGCCTTGGGCGCCCTGCTGGCCCGGTTCCATCGCGTGCCCCATGCCATCTGGTACCACGGCGCCGACGTACACGAAAATCGCCGGACCGGCGCGGGGCCCCTTTACCGCCTCGCCCTCAAGGCCGCCTGGTCGCGCACGGACATGCATGGCTTCGTTTCGCGCGGGTTGCTGGCAATGGCCGAAGGCTATGGCGGCATGCGTGGGGCGCGCATGGTGCTGCCGCTTTTCGGGGATCCGCCGCGCGCCGAGGCAACCGCTGGCCATCCCATCGCACCTGTTCCGGCCACGTCGGTCCCGCCCACCCCGCCCGCCGGGGCCCCGGTCCGCACCTTCCTGTTCACCGGCCGCTTGGAGGCCGTGAAGGATCCCTTCCTCTTTCTTTCCGCCATCGCATGGCTGCGGACCTCTGGCCGTTTGCCCGCCGATACGCGCTTTCGCATCGTGGGCGGCGGCTCGCTGTACGCTCCCGTGCGCCGCCGCATCCTGGCCGAAGGCTTGTCCGCCATCGTCGCCCTGGAGCCGCCGGTGCCGGGGGAAGCCATGGCGGCCCTGTATGCCGGCGCCTTCGCCTTGGTGCTTACCTCCGTGGTGGAAGGCTTTCCTCTTACCGTCCTGGAGGCCGCCATGCATGGGGTCCCGGCGGCCGGGCCCGATACCTTGGGCGTCAACGAGGAGATCGAGGACGGGGCGACCGGGCTCCTTTTCGCCCGCGACGACGCGGAGGCTTGCGGGCGCGCTCTCTTGCGCCTGATGGAAGAGGAGGGTTTGCGGGATCGGTTGGGAGAAGGAGCGCGGAAGGCGGCGGGAAAATTGTCCGCGGAGCGGACGGCGGATCTGTTCCTGGAAGCGATCAGAACGCTCCCGGGTTAA
- a CDS encoding glycosyltransferase family 2 protein: MPGKTLSIILPCLNEAETIGVCVEKARRALEGMGLQGEVIVADNGSTDGSRELALRLGAKVVDQPVKGYGAAYLKGLEAAQGDYIVMGDSDDTYDFLDMPKLVKELDAGADMVLGSRFKGTILPGAMSFSHRYIGNPILSGILNLFFGSRISDCHSGFRAFTREAAHRLRLSTLGMEFASEMIVSALRNRLRIVEVPITYHPRKGESKLESLSDAWRHMRFMLLFSPNWLFLAPGLLLFLGGLMLFLNTALGWLILFGHVFDIHAMIFFAMFTLAGFQILTTGLFAKAFAAREGFAAPSRLLETFFRIFYLERALTWGGLMFLAGLAGSAYIVGLWVKIHFVGYFLMPKQSLFCVVLMIMGLQTMFSAFFISLLRLPSIARGP, from the coding sequence ATGCCCGGGAAAACCCTGTCCATCATCCTGCCTTGCCTGAACGAGGCCGAGACCATCGGCGTGTGCGTGGAAAAGGCGCGCCGGGCCCTGGAGGGAATGGGCCTCCAGGGGGAGGTCATCGTGGCCGACAACGGCAGCACCGACGGATCGCGGGAACTGGCCTTGCGGCTGGGGGCGAAGGTGGTGGACCAGCCGGTTAAGGGCTACGGCGCAGCTTACCTCAAGGGCCTGGAGGCGGCGCAGGGCGATTACATCGTCATGGGCGATTCCGACGACACCTACGATTTCCTGGATATGCCGAAACTCGTGAAGGAGTTGGACGCCGGCGCGGATATGGTGCTGGGCTCCCGCTTCAAGGGGACCATTCTGCCCGGGGCCATGTCCTTTTCGCATCGTTACATCGGCAATCCCATCCTCTCGGGCATCCTCAATCTTTTCTTCGGTTCGCGCATCTCCGATTGCCATTCCGGCTTCCGCGCCTTCACCCGCGAAGCCGCCCATCGGCTGCGCCTGTCCACCCTGGGGATGGAATTCGCTTCGGAGATGATCGTATCGGCCTTGCGCAACCGGCTCCGCATCGTCGAGGTGCCCATCACCTATCACCCGCGCAAGGGCGAATCCAAGCTGGAGTCGCTTTCCGACGCGTGGCGCCACATGCGCTTCATGCTGTTGTTCAGCCCCAACTGGTTGTTCCTGGCCCCCGGCCTCTTACTCTTCCTTGGCGGCCTGATGCTGTTCCTGAATACTGCCTTGGGATGGCTGATCTTGTTCGGCCACGTCTTCGATATCCACGCCATGATCTTCTTCGCGATGTTCACCCTGGCCGGCTTCCAGATCCTTACCACGGGCCTATTCGCCAAGGCCTTCGCCGCTCGCGAAGGCTTCGCCGCGCCCAGCCGGCTCTTGGAAACATTCTTCCGGATCTTCTATCTCGAGCGCGCGCTGACCTGGGGCGGGCTCATGTTCCTGGCCGGCTTGGCGGGCAGCGCCTATATCGTGGGCCTGTGGGTGAAGATCCATTTCGTGGGCTATTTCCTGATGCCCAAGCAAAGCCTGTTTTGCGTGGTGCTGATGATAATGGGCTTGCAGACCATGTTCTCCGCCTTCTTCATCAGCCTGCTCCGCCTGCCCAGCATCGCGCGCGGGCCTTGA